Genomic window (Verrucomicrobiia bacterium):
TGCCGGTGGCGTCGAGGGTCAGGGTGCCTACGGGCTGCCAGTCGGGGTGCGTGAGGTCAGCGCAGGCCTCGACATTGACCTGACGTTGGGGAGCCCAATCGACAGGGAATCCAAAGGAACCGTCGGGCAGCCCGCCGTCGGTGGTCGGCAGGCCGATGGCCGGGAGCCACAGGGCGGTGCGCGCACCGCCGAACGTATCGGACCAGCCTGAGGTGCCGGGCAGGTAAAGGACGGTGGGGAAGACGGTGTCGCCGAAGAACGGGTATTCCTCACTTGGTGCGTTGCCCAGAAATCTCACGAATCTAAGGTTCCAGCAGTCAGAGAACGCATTAATTCCGATGGATGCAAGGCTGTCGGGCAGGGTGATCTGGGTCAGGCCCGTGCAGTCGGAGAACGCCCGATTTCCGATGGTGGTGAGGCTGTCGGGCACGCTGACTTCGCTCAGGCCCGTGCAGCCGTAGAACGCATAGCCTTCGATGGTGGTGAGGCTCTCGGGAAAGGTGATCTGCGTCAGGCCCGTGCAGCCGTAGAACGCATAGCCTTCGATGGTGGTGAGGCTCTCGGGAAAGGTGATCTGGGTCAGGCTCCTGCAGTTGAAGAACGCCCAATCTCCAATGGCGGTGAGGCTGTTGGGCAAGGTGATCTGCCTCAGGCTGGTGCAGCCGTCGAACGCCCCATCTCCGATGGTGGTGAGGCTCTCGGGAAAGGTGATCTGCCTCAGGCTGGTGCAGTCAAAGAACGCCTGATTTCCGATAGTGGTGAGGCTGTCGGGCAGGGTGACCTCGGTCAGGCCTGCGCAGCGGGAAAACGCCTCGGCTCCGATGGAAGTAACACCATCGGGAAGGGTGTAGTTGCCCGCCCGCCCAAAGGAATACTGTAGAATTGCGGTCTGGCCTTTGTCGAACAACACGCCCCCAACGCTGCTGTAGTGGAGGTTCGCACTGGCAACGTCTATGGCAGTGAGTTCCGTGCAGCCGGAGAACACCTCATTTCCGATGGTGATGAGGCTGTTGGGCAAGGTGACCTGGGTCAGGCGCGTGCAGCCGAAGAAAGCCCGGTACTCAATGGAGGTGAGGCTGTTGGGCAAGGTGATCTGGGTCAGCCCTGTGCAGCCGTTGAACGCCTCGTATCCGATGGTGGTGAGGCTGTTGGGCAGGCTGATCTGGGTCAGGCCCGTGCAGCCGTTGAACGCCTCGTATCCGATGGTGGTGAGGCTCTCGGGAAAGGCGATCTGCGTCAGGCTCGTGCAGCCGAAGAACGCCTTGTATCCGATGGTGGTGAGGCTGTTGGGCAGGCTGATCTGGGTCAAGCCCGTGCAGCCACCGAATGCACCGCCTCCGAGGGTAGTGAGGCTGCTGGGAAGGGTGATCTGGGTCAGACCCGTGCAGCCATCGAATGCACCGCCTTCGATGGTGGTGAGGCTCTCGGGAAAGGTGATCTGCGTCAGGCCCGTGCATCCGGAGAACGCCGGATTTCCGATGGTGGTGAGGCTCTTGGGCAGGGTGATCTGGGTCAGACCCGTGCATCCGGAGAACGCCCAATTTCCGATGGTGGTGAGGCTGTCTGGCAGGGTGATCTGGGTCAGCCCTGTGCAGTCGGAGAACGCCCGATTTCCGATGGTGGTGAGGCTGTCGGGCAGGGTGATCTGGGTCAGGCCCGTGCAGCCGGAGAACGCATTGCCTCCGATGGTGGTGAGGCTCTCGGCAAAGGTGATCTGCGTCAGACCCGTGCAGCGGGCGAACGCAAACTCTCCGATGGTGGTGAGGCTGTCGGGCAGGCTGATCTGGGTCAGGCCCGTGCAGCCAAAGAATGCAGAGCCTTCGATGGTGGTGAGGCTCTCGGGAAAGGTGATTTGGGTCAGGCTTGCGCGGTTAACGAACGCACGGTCTCCGATTCTCGTGACGGGGAGGCCATTGAGCTTGGCAGGGATGGTCACCGCCCCGCCTGCGCCCCTATATCCCGTGATCGTGATGCCATTCTGGTTCGTAACGTAGTTGAACGGGAAGCCATTCTGTGCGCGCAGTTCGAGGTTGGATCCCAGGAAAAGGGCCATGGCCAGCAGGGGTAGCAGGCGGGCCAGGCGGCCGATCCGGCTTGCCCACCCGGTGGAGGAAATCGAGATGCCAGAGTTCATGCACACTTTGCCACCGCACTTCCGGGAAGAGGATTCGCGGAATTTTCGGGAATCGTGGTCCTCGCCCAAAACGCATGGAAACGGCGGGCCGGAACGCACACACGGTTCGCGCTCGCGGCCCGCCGCCTGACCCACACGGGTCAGGAAAAACAACCCGCCCGGGCTCAAGGAGTCCGCAGGCGGTAGAGACGGTTGGGGTGGCTGGCGGCGGCGGGATCGCTGAACTGGGCCGCGCCGGTGGCGTCGAGAGTCAGGGTGCCCACGGTTTGCCAATCGGGGTGCGTGAGGTCGGCGCAGGCCTCGACGGTGACCTGGCGGTGCGGCGCCCAATCGACGGGGAATCCAAAGGAACCGTCGGACAGCCCGCCGGCGGTGGTCGGCCGGCCGATGGCCGGCAGCCACAGGGTGGTGGGTAGACCGGCAAATGTATCGCTCCACCCGGTCGCGTCGGGCAGGTAGAGGACGATGATGTCGCCGAAGAACGGGATTATGTCGCCGAAGAACGGGTATTCCTCACTCGGTGCGTTGCCCAGAAATCTCACGAATCTAAGGTTTGGGCAGTCAGAGAACGCATTAATTCCGATGGATGTAAGGCTGTCGGGCAGGGTGATCTGGGTCAGGCCCGTGCAGCCGTAGAACGCCCCGTCTCCGATGGTGGTGAGGCTGTTTGGCAAGATGACCTGGGTCAGGCCCGTGCAGTCAAAGAACGCCCAATTTCCGATGGTGGTGAGGCTGTCGGGCAGGGTGACCTCGGTCAGGCCTGCGCAGCGGGAAAACGCCTCGGCTCCGATGGAAGTGACACCATCGGGCAGGGTGTAGTTGCCCGCCCGCCCAAAGGGATACTGTAGAATTGCGGTCTGGCCTTTGTCGAACAACACGCCCCCAACGCTGCTGTAGTGGGGGTTCGCGCTGGCAACGTCTATGGCGGTGAGGTTCGTGCAGCCGTAGAATGCCCCGTATCCGATGGCGGTGAGGCTGTTTGGCAAGATGACCTGGGGCAAGCCCGTGCAGCCACCGAATGCACCGCCTTCGA
Coding sequences:
- a CDS encoding leucine-rich repeat domain-containing protein; translated protein: MNSGISISSTGWASRIGRLARLLPLLAMALFLGSNLELRAQNGFPFNYVTNQNGITITGYRGAGGAVTIPAKLNGLPVTRIGDRAFVNRASLTQITFPESLTTIEGSAFFGCTGLTQISLPDSLTTIGEFAFARCTGLTQITFAESLTTIGGNAFSGCTGLTQITLPDSLTTIGNRAFSDCTGLTQITLPDSLTTIGNWAFSGCTGLTQITLPKSLTTIGNPAFSGCTGLTQITFPESLTTIEGGAFDGCTGLTQITLPSSLTTLGGGAFGGCTGLTQISLPNSLTTIGYKAFFGCTSLTQIAFPESLTTIGYEAFNGCTGLTQISLPNSLTTIGYEAFNGCTGLTQITLPNSLTSIEYRAFFGCTRLTQVTLPNSLITIGNEVFSGCTELTAIDVASANLHYSSVGGVLFDKGQTAILQYSFGRAGNYTLPDGVTSIGAEAFSRCAGLTEVTLPDSLTTIGNQAFFDCTSLRQITFPESLTTIGDGAFDGCTSLRQITLPNSLTAIGDWAFFNCRSLTQITFPESLTTIEGYAFYGCTGLTQITFPESLTTIEGYAFYGCTGLSEVSVPDSLTTIGNRAFSDCTGLTQITLPDSLASIGINAFSDCWNLRFVRFLGNAPSEEYPFFGDTVFPTVLYLPGTSGWSDTFGGARTALWLPAIGLPTTDGGLPDGSFGFPVDWAPQRQVNVEACADLTHPDWQPVGTLTLDATGTAQFSDPAAASHPNRLYRLRTP
- a CDS encoding leucine-rich repeat domain-containing protein, producing MPQVILPNSLTAIGYGAFYGCTNLTAIDVASANPHYSSVGGVLFDKGQTAILQYPFGRAGNYTLPDGVTSIGAEAFSRCAGLTEVTLPDSLTTIGNWAFFDCTGLTQVILPNSLTTIGDGAFYGCTGLTQITLPDSLTSIGINAFSDCPNLRFVRFLGNAPSEEYPFFGDIIPFFGDIIVLYLPDATGWSDTFAGLPTTLWLPAIGRPTTAGGLSDGSFGFPVDWAPHRQVTVEACADLTHPDWQTVGTLTLDATGAAQFSDPAAASHPNRLYRLRTP